One genomic segment of Coffea arabica cultivar ET-39 chromosome 6e, Coffea Arabica ET-39 HiFi, whole genome shotgun sequence includes these proteins:
- the LOC140004021 gene encoding uncharacterized protein isoform X1 yields the protein MSGPRHSYSDTTPLLKQHHHDDDHHHHHRFSSHPAAIEMTTPPPPRRSVYLGVDVGTGSARAGLFDGDGKLLGSASSPIQIWKEGDCIEQSSTDIWLAVCTAVKAACSLANVAGEEVTSLGFAATCSLVAVDSDGEPVSVSWSGDTRRNIIVWMDHRAVKQAERINSSNSPVLQYCGGAVFPEMEPPKLLWVKDNLKESWSMAFRWMDLSDWLSYKATGDDTRSLCSTVCKWTYLGHAHMHQASEEDSRDMEACGWDDQFWEEIGLGDLVDGHHAKIGRSVAFPGHALGCGLTPDSAKELGLLAGTPVGTSMIDAHAGGVGVMESKAGSDPESKETDVEAICRRMVLVCGTSTCHMAVSHTKLFIPGVWGPFWSGMVPEYWLTEGGQSATGALLDYVIENHVASPHLVKSAASRRISIFELLNEILETMRHELGSPFLAALTNDTHVLPDFHGNRSPIADPKSKGMLCGLTLDTSEKQLALLYLATVQAIAYGTRHIVEHCNAHGHKVDTLLACGGLAKNPLYIQEHADIIGYPIILPRENESVLLGAAILGAVASKKYTTIRHAMKALNAAGQVVYPSQDPKVKNYHNAKYHIFRGLYEQQLEHRSIMAKALA from the exons ATGTCTGGCCCAAGACATTCATATTCTGATACCACACCACTCTTAAAACAACATCATCACGACGACGaccatcaccaccaccaccgctTCTCTTCTCATCCTGCCGCCATCGAAATGACCACACCTCCTCCGCCTCGCCGCTCAGTCTACCTTGGCGTCGATGTTGGCACCGGGAGTGCTCGCGCAG GACTCTTCGACGGGGATGGCAAACTTTTGGGTTCTGCCAGTAGCCCAATTCAGATTTGGAAAGAAGGTGACTGCATCGAG CAATCTTCAACTGATATTTGGCTTGCCGTCTGCACTGCTGTAAAAGCAGCATGCTCCCTTGCAAATGTTGCCGGGGAAGAAGTAACAAGTTTGGGATTTGCTGCCACTTGTTCCCTTG TTGCTGTGGATTCTGATGGTGAGCCGGTATCAGTTTCTTGGAGTGGTGATACTAGGAGGAATATCATAGTTTGGATGGACCATAGAGCAGTAAAGCAAGCTGAACGGATAAATTCCTCCAACTCACCTGTTTTGCAGTATTGTGGTGGAGCTGTATTTCCAGAAATGGAACCACCAAAG CTTTTGTGGGTGAAAGATAATCTGAAAGAATCTTGGTCAATGGCATTTCGTTGGATGGACCTTAGTGATTGGTTGTCTTATAA AGCAACAGGAGATGACACTAGGAGCTTGTGCTCTACTGTTTGCAAATGGACCTATCTGGGTCATGCACACATGCATCAAGCCTCTGAAGAAGACTCTCGGGACATGGAAGCTTGTGGATGGGATGATCAATTCTGGGAGGAGATTGGTTTAGGTGATCTTGTTGATGGCCATCATGCCAAGATAG GACGGAGTGTAGCTTTCCCTGGTCATGCTCTGGGTTGTGGTTTAACACCAGATTCTGCAAAG GAATTGGGCCTTCTGGCTGGGACACCTGTGGGTACTTCAATGATAGATGCCCATGCTGGTGGTGTTGGTGTGATGGAAAGCAAGGCTGGTTCAGATCCTGAATCAAAAG AGACTGATGTGGAAGCTATATGTCGTCGCATGGTGTTAGTATGTGGAACATCCACTTGCCATATGGCAGTGTCACATACAAAACTGTTCATTCCGGGAGTCTGGGGACCATTTTGGTCTG GTATGGTGCCTGAGTATTGGCTCACTGAGGGCGGCCAGAGTGCCACAGGGGCATTATTGGATTATGTAATTGAAAATCATGTTGCCTCACCCCACCTTGTAAAATCTGCCGCTTCACGAA GAATCTCAATTTTCGAGCTGTTGAATGAGATACTGGAGACAATGAGGCATGAGCTGGGTTCTCCATTTCTTGCTGCTTTGACTAATGATACACATGTTCTTCCCGACTTTCATGGTAACAG ATCTCCCATTGCAGACCCTAAATCGAAAGGAATGCTGTGTGGCTTAACTCTTGACACTAGTGAAAAACAACTAGCTCTTCTATACCTTGCCACAGTACAAGCTATTGCATATGGCACACGTCACATTGTAGAGCACTGCAATGCCCATGGACACAAA GTTGATACATTGCTCGCTTGTGGAGGACTTGCAAAGAACCCGCTTTATATCCAAGAACATGCAGATATAATcg GTTATCCTATAATTTTACCACGGGAAAATGAATCAGTGCTTTTGGGAGCTGCAATTCTGGGGGCTGTTGCTTCGAAGAAATACACTACAATCCGACACGCCATGAAGGCATTGAATGCAGCTGGTCAG GTTGTCTACCCTTCCCAAGATCCTAAGGTGAAGAATTACCATAATGCTAAATATCATATCTTCCGTGGACTTTATGAGCAACAACTGGAGCATCGTTCAATCATGGCTAAAGCTTTAGCATAG
- the LOC140004021 gene encoding uncharacterized protein isoform X2, producing the protein MPNITFGIQQSSTDIWLAVCTAVKAACSLANVAGEEVTSLGFAATCSLVAVDSDGEPVSVSWSGDTRRNIIVWMDHRAVKQAERINSSNSPVLQYCGGAVFPEMEPPKLLWVKDNLKESWSMAFRWMDLSDWLSYKATGDDTRSLCSTVCKWTYLGHAHMHQASEEDSRDMEACGWDDQFWEEIGLGDLVDGHHAKIGRSVAFPGHALGCGLTPDSAKELGLLAGTPVGTSMIDAHAGGVGVMESKAGSDPESKETDVEAICRRMVLVCGTSTCHMAVSHTKLFIPGVWGPFWSGMVPEYWLTEGGQSATGALLDYVIENHVASPHLVKSAASRRISIFELLNEILETMRHELGSPFLAALTNDTHVLPDFHGNRSPIADPKSKGMLCGLTLDTSEKQLALLYLATVQAIAYGTRHIVEHCNAHGHKVDTLLACGGLAKNPLYIQEHADIIGYPIILPRENESVLLGAAILGAVASKKYTTIRHAMKALNAAGQVVYPSQDPKVKNYHNAKYHIFRGLYEQQLEHRSIMAKALA; encoded by the exons ATGCCTAATATAACTTTTGGCATCCAGCAATCTTCAACTGATATTTGGCTTGCCGTCTGCACTGCTGTAAAAGCAGCATGCTCCCTTGCAAATGTTGCCGGGGAAGAAGTAACAAGTTTGGGATTTGCTGCCACTTGTTCCCTTG TTGCTGTGGATTCTGATGGTGAGCCGGTATCAGTTTCTTGGAGTGGTGATACTAGGAGGAATATCATAGTTTGGATGGACCATAGAGCAGTAAAGCAAGCTGAACGGATAAATTCCTCCAACTCACCTGTTTTGCAGTATTGTGGTGGAGCTGTATTTCCAGAAATGGAACCACCAAAG CTTTTGTGGGTGAAAGATAATCTGAAAGAATCTTGGTCAATGGCATTTCGTTGGATGGACCTTAGTGATTGGTTGTCTTATAA AGCAACAGGAGATGACACTAGGAGCTTGTGCTCTACTGTTTGCAAATGGACCTATCTGGGTCATGCACACATGCATCAAGCCTCTGAAGAAGACTCTCGGGACATGGAAGCTTGTGGATGGGATGATCAATTCTGGGAGGAGATTGGTTTAGGTGATCTTGTTGATGGCCATCATGCCAAGATAG GACGGAGTGTAGCTTTCCCTGGTCATGCTCTGGGTTGTGGTTTAACACCAGATTCTGCAAAG GAATTGGGCCTTCTGGCTGGGACACCTGTGGGTACTTCAATGATAGATGCCCATGCTGGTGGTGTTGGTGTGATGGAAAGCAAGGCTGGTTCAGATCCTGAATCAAAAG AGACTGATGTGGAAGCTATATGTCGTCGCATGGTGTTAGTATGTGGAACATCCACTTGCCATATGGCAGTGTCACATACAAAACTGTTCATTCCGGGAGTCTGGGGACCATTTTGGTCTG GTATGGTGCCTGAGTATTGGCTCACTGAGGGCGGCCAGAGTGCCACAGGGGCATTATTGGATTATGTAATTGAAAATCATGTTGCCTCACCCCACCTTGTAAAATCTGCCGCTTCACGAA GAATCTCAATTTTCGAGCTGTTGAATGAGATACTGGAGACAATGAGGCATGAGCTGGGTTCTCCATTTCTTGCTGCTTTGACTAATGATACACATGTTCTTCCCGACTTTCATGGTAACAG ATCTCCCATTGCAGACCCTAAATCGAAAGGAATGCTGTGTGGCTTAACTCTTGACACTAGTGAAAAACAACTAGCTCTTCTATACCTTGCCACAGTACAAGCTATTGCATATGGCACACGTCACATTGTAGAGCACTGCAATGCCCATGGACACAAA GTTGATACATTGCTCGCTTGTGGAGGACTTGCAAAGAACCCGCTTTATATCCAAGAACATGCAGATATAATcg GTTATCCTATAATTTTACCACGGGAAAATGAATCAGTGCTTTTGGGAGCTGCAATTCTGGGGGCTGTTGCTTCGAAGAAATACACTACAATCCGACACGCCATGAAGGCATTGAATGCAGCTGGTCAG GTTGTCTACCCTTCCCAAGATCCTAAGGTGAAGAATTACCATAATGCTAAATATCATATCTTCCGTGGACTTTATGAGCAACAACTGGAGCATCGTTCAATCATGGCTAAAGCTTTAGCATAG
- the LOC140004021 gene encoding uncharacterized protein isoform X3, giving the protein MLPCKCCRGRSNKFGICCHLFPCAVAVDSDGEPVSVSWSGDTRRNIIVWMDHRAVKQAERINSSNSPVLQYCGGAVFPEMEPPKLLWVKDNLKESWSMAFRWMDLSDWLSYKATGDDTRSLCSTVCKWTYLGHAHMHQASEEDSRDMEACGWDDQFWEEIGLGDLVDGHHAKIGRSVAFPGHALGCGLTPDSAKELGLLAGTPVGTSMIDAHAGGVGVMESKAGSDPESKETDVEAICRRMVLVCGTSTCHMAVSHTKLFIPGVWGPFWSGMVPEYWLTEGGQSATGALLDYVIENHVASPHLVKSAASRRISIFELLNEILETMRHELGSPFLAALTNDTHVLPDFHGNRSPIADPKSKGMLCGLTLDTSEKQLALLYLATVQAIAYGTRHIVEHCNAHGHKVDTLLACGGLAKNPLYIQEHADIIGYPIILPRENESVLLGAAILGAVASKKYTTIRHAMKALNAAGQVVYPSQDPKVKNYHNAKYHIFRGLYEQQLEHRSIMAKALA; this is encoded by the exons ATGCTCCCTTGCAAATGTTGCCGGGGAAGAAGTAACAAGTTTGGGATTTGCTGCCACTTGTTCCCTTG TGCAGTTGCTGTGGATTCTGATGGTGAGCCGGTATCAGTTTCTTGGAGTGGTGATACTAGGAGGAATATCATAGTTTGGATGGACCATAGAGCAGTAAAGCAAGCTGAACGGATAAATTCCTCCAACTCACCTGTTTTGCAGTATTGTGGTGGAGCTGTATTTCCAGAAATGGAACCACCAAAG CTTTTGTGGGTGAAAGATAATCTGAAAGAATCTTGGTCAATGGCATTTCGTTGGATGGACCTTAGTGATTGGTTGTCTTATAA AGCAACAGGAGATGACACTAGGAGCTTGTGCTCTACTGTTTGCAAATGGACCTATCTGGGTCATGCACACATGCATCAAGCCTCTGAAGAAGACTCTCGGGACATGGAAGCTTGTGGATGGGATGATCAATTCTGGGAGGAGATTGGTTTAGGTGATCTTGTTGATGGCCATCATGCCAAGATAG GACGGAGTGTAGCTTTCCCTGGTCATGCTCTGGGTTGTGGTTTAACACCAGATTCTGCAAAG GAATTGGGCCTTCTGGCTGGGACACCTGTGGGTACTTCAATGATAGATGCCCATGCTGGTGGTGTTGGTGTGATGGAAAGCAAGGCTGGTTCAGATCCTGAATCAAAAG AGACTGATGTGGAAGCTATATGTCGTCGCATGGTGTTAGTATGTGGAACATCCACTTGCCATATGGCAGTGTCACATACAAAACTGTTCATTCCGGGAGTCTGGGGACCATTTTGGTCTG GTATGGTGCCTGAGTATTGGCTCACTGAGGGCGGCCAGAGTGCCACAGGGGCATTATTGGATTATGTAATTGAAAATCATGTTGCCTCACCCCACCTTGTAAAATCTGCCGCTTCACGAA GAATCTCAATTTTCGAGCTGTTGAATGAGATACTGGAGACAATGAGGCATGAGCTGGGTTCTCCATTTCTTGCTGCTTTGACTAATGATACACATGTTCTTCCCGACTTTCATGGTAACAG ATCTCCCATTGCAGACCCTAAATCGAAAGGAATGCTGTGTGGCTTAACTCTTGACACTAGTGAAAAACAACTAGCTCTTCTATACCTTGCCACAGTACAAGCTATTGCATATGGCACACGTCACATTGTAGAGCACTGCAATGCCCATGGACACAAA GTTGATACATTGCTCGCTTGTGGAGGACTTGCAAAGAACCCGCTTTATATCCAAGAACATGCAGATATAATcg GTTATCCTATAATTTTACCACGGGAAAATGAATCAGTGCTTTTGGGAGCTGCAATTCTGGGGGCTGTTGCTTCGAAGAAATACACTACAATCCGACACGCCATGAAGGCATTGAATGCAGCTGGTCAG GTTGTCTACCCTTCCCAAGATCCTAAGGTGAAGAATTACCATAATGCTAAATATCATATCTTCCGTGGACTTTATGAGCAACAACTGGAGCATCGTTCAATCATGGCTAAAGCTTTAGCATAG
- the LOC140004021 gene encoding uncharacterized protein isoform X4, which yields MDHRAVKQAERINSSNSPVLQYCGGAVFPEMEPPKLLWVKDNLKESWSMAFRWMDLSDWLSYKATGDDTRSLCSTVCKWTYLGHAHMHQASEEDSRDMEACGWDDQFWEEIGLGDLVDGHHAKIGRSVAFPGHALGCGLTPDSAKELGLLAGTPVGTSMIDAHAGGVGVMESKAGSDPESKETDVEAICRRMVLVCGTSTCHMAVSHTKLFIPGVWGPFWSGMVPEYWLTEGGQSATGALLDYVIENHVASPHLVKSAASRRISIFELLNEILETMRHELGSPFLAALTNDTHVLPDFHGNRSPIADPKSKGMLCGLTLDTSEKQLALLYLATVQAIAYGTRHIVEHCNAHGHKVDTLLACGGLAKNPLYIQEHADIIGYPIILPRENESVLLGAAILGAVASKKYTTIRHAMKALNAAGQVVYPSQDPKVKNYHNAKYHIFRGLYEQQLEHRSIMAKALA from the exons ATGGACCATAGAGCAGTAAAGCAAGCTGAACGGATAAATTCCTCCAACTCACCTGTTTTGCAGTATTGTGGTGGAGCTGTATTTCCAGAAATGGAACCACCAAAG CTTTTGTGGGTGAAAGATAATCTGAAAGAATCTTGGTCAATGGCATTTCGTTGGATGGACCTTAGTGATTGGTTGTCTTATAA AGCAACAGGAGATGACACTAGGAGCTTGTGCTCTACTGTTTGCAAATGGACCTATCTGGGTCATGCACACATGCATCAAGCCTCTGAAGAAGACTCTCGGGACATGGAAGCTTGTGGATGGGATGATCAATTCTGGGAGGAGATTGGTTTAGGTGATCTTGTTGATGGCCATCATGCCAAGATAG GACGGAGTGTAGCTTTCCCTGGTCATGCTCTGGGTTGTGGTTTAACACCAGATTCTGCAAAG GAATTGGGCCTTCTGGCTGGGACACCTGTGGGTACTTCAATGATAGATGCCCATGCTGGTGGTGTTGGTGTGATGGAAAGCAAGGCTGGTTCAGATCCTGAATCAAAAG AGACTGATGTGGAAGCTATATGTCGTCGCATGGTGTTAGTATGTGGAACATCCACTTGCCATATGGCAGTGTCACATACAAAACTGTTCATTCCGGGAGTCTGGGGACCATTTTGGTCTG GTATGGTGCCTGAGTATTGGCTCACTGAGGGCGGCCAGAGTGCCACAGGGGCATTATTGGATTATGTAATTGAAAATCATGTTGCCTCACCCCACCTTGTAAAATCTGCCGCTTCACGAA GAATCTCAATTTTCGAGCTGTTGAATGAGATACTGGAGACAATGAGGCATGAGCTGGGTTCTCCATTTCTTGCTGCTTTGACTAATGATACACATGTTCTTCCCGACTTTCATGGTAACAG ATCTCCCATTGCAGACCCTAAATCGAAAGGAATGCTGTGTGGCTTAACTCTTGACACTAGTGAAAAACAACTAGCTCTTCTATACCTTGCCACAGTACAAGCTATTGCATATGGCACACGTCACATTGTAGAGCACTGCAATGCCCATGGACACAAA GTTGATACATTGCTCGCTTGTGGAGGACTTGCAAAGAACCCGCTTTATATCCAAGAACATGCAGATATAATcg GTTATCCTATAATTTTACCACGGGAAAATGAATCAGTGCTTTTGGGAGCTGCAATTCTGGGGGCTGTTGCTTCGAAGAAATACACTACAATCCGACACGCCATGAAGGCATTGAATGCAGCTGGTCAG GTTGTCTACCCTTCCCAAGATCCTAAGGTGAAGAATTACCATAATGCTAAATATCATATCTTCCGTGGACTTTATGAGCAACAACTGGAGCATCGTTCAATCATGGCTAAAGCTTTAGCATAG
- the LOC113696341 gene encoding glutathione hydrolase 1-like — protein MVDFSIPENVTGDDAPPAPPNFICPFKRPLSSKTPTIVLKDEQLKALVGAKIIPGTTEVFLSHFANRMDPLSAVMAPRYYHQARSSSKKDDNNMIWSCSCSCTLTYCNMETGPRYVIEDHFELPEKKGHNLTSLGGGSIYQFIVQENGHVLAAVSDPRKRVAFQLVINQNYVLTRTLYMIN, from the exons ATGGTCGACTTCTCCATCCCCGAAAATGTCACCGGAGATGATGCACCACCTGCTCCTCCTAACTTCATCTGTCCCTTTAAACGGCCATTGTCATCCAAGACTCCCACCATTGTCCTCAAG GATGAGCAGTTGAAAGCACTAGTTGGAGCAAAGATAATTCCTGGAACCACGGAGGTGTTTCTGAGTCATTTTGCCAATAGGATGGATCCACTCTCAGCAGTCATGGCTCCAAGATATTATCATCAG GCTCGTAGCAGCAGCAAGAAGGATGATAACAATATGATCTGGTCATGCTCATGCAGTTGCACCCTAACATACTGCAATATGGAAACTGGACCACGGTACGTAATTGAAGACCACTTCGAACTTCCAGAAAAGAAGGGCCATAACCTAACGAGCCTTGGCGGGGGATCAATATATCAATTTATTGTTCAAGAGAACGGCCATGTCCTAGCAGCTGTAAGCGACCCAAGGAAAAGGGTGGCTTTCCAGCTGGTTATCAATCAGAACTATGTATTGACTCGGACTCTTTATATGATAAATTGA